In Camelus ferus isolate YT-003-E chromosome 5, BCGSAC_Cfer_1.0, whole genome shotgun sequence, one genomic interval encodes:
- the CREB1 gene encoding cyclic AMP-responsive element-binding protein 1 isoform X4 has translation MTMESGAENQQSGDAAVTEAENQQMTVQAQPQIATLAQVSMPAAHATSSAPTVTLVQLPNGQTVQVHGVIQAAQPSVIQSPQVQTVQSSCKDLKRLFSGTQISTIAESEDSQESVDSVTDSQKRREILSRRPSYRKILNDLSSDAPGVPRIEEEKSEEETSAPAITTVTVPTPIYQTSSGQYIAITQGGAIQLANNGTDGVQGLQTLTMTNAAATQPGTTILQYAQTTDGQQILVPSNQVVVQGTQKVVKQDVSEFEF, from the exons ATGACCATGGAATCTGGAGCAGAGAACCAGCAGAGTGGAGATGCAGCTGTAACAGAAGCTGAAAACCAGCAAATGACAGTGCAAGCCCAGCCACAGATTGCCACATTAGCCCAG GTATCCATGCCAGCAGCTCACGCAACATCATCTGCTCCCACCGTAACTTTAGTACAGCTGCCCAATGGGCAGACAGTTCAAGTCCATGGAGTTATTCAGGCGGCCCAGCCATCAGTTATTCAGTCTCCACAAGTCCAGACAGTTCAG TCTTCCTGTAAGGACTTAAAAAGACTTTTCTCCGGAACTCAG atttcaaCTATTGCAGAAAGTGAAGATTCACAGGAGTCAGTAGATAGTGTAACTGATTCCCAAAAACGAAGAGAAATTCTTTCAAGGAGGCCTTCCTACAG GAAAATTTTGAATGACTTATCTTCTGATGCACCAGGAGTGCCAAGGATTGAAGAAGAGAAGTCGGAAGAGGAGACTTCAGCACCTGCCATCACCACTGTAACGGTGCCAACTCCAATTTACCAAACTAGCAGTGGACAGTATA TTGCCATTACCCAGGGAGGAGCAATACAGCTGGCTAACAATGGTACCGATGGCGTACAGGGCCTGCAAACGTTAACCATGACCAATGCAGCTGCCACACAGCCGGGTACTACCATTCTACAGTATGCACAGACCACTGATGGACAGCAGATCTTAGTGCCCAGCAACCAAGTTGTTGTTCAAG GTACTCAAAAAGTTGTAAAGCAGGATGTCAGTGAATTTGAATTCTGA